A genomic segment from Methanolobus zinderi encodes:
- a CDS encoding AraC family transcriptional regulator: protein MEIINDPEITELEERNAACVSFVGNYLGNAGVFEELFGRLFSWAGPKQLMGPDTLLISAYYDDPGTTAPEELKLDVCMTIADDVQVEGDIKKKKLPGGKYVMMRVELTGPHEYAPAWEKIVEWVVQNDLKIDLSRASYEIYLNSPEEHPEKHHILDICMPVK, encoded by the coding sequence TTGGAAATAATAAACGATCCGGAAATAACAGAACTGGAAGAAAGGAATGCAGCATGTGTTTCATTTGTCGGTAACTATCTGGGAAATGCCGGTGTCTTCGAAGAACTGTTCGGCAGGCTTTTCAGCTGGGCAGGTCCGAAGCAATTGATGGGACCGGACACTCTTTTGATTTCTGCATACTATGATGACCCGGGTACCACAGCTCCTGAAGAGCTCAAACTGGATGTATGCATGACCATTGCAGACGATGTGCAGGTTGAAGGAGACATAAAAAAGAAAAAACTTCCCGGAGGTAAGTACGTGATGATGCGTGTGGAACTGACAGGCCCTCATGAATATGCTCCTGCCTGGGAAAAGATAGTTGAGTGGGTGGTACAAAATGACCTTAAAATTGATCTGTCCCGGGCAAGCTATGAGATATATCTGAATTCGCCGGAAGAACATCCGGAAAAGCATCATATACTCGATATCTGTATGCCGGTCAAGTGA
- a CDS encoding sarcinarray family MAST domain-containing protein: MSCKIYLVYIVCLLAMFSSPASSKSPFGNIEYYYNGHLVTDSDSPETPKPLVKIGEPFTLRFEVTCYRKNYLSAKLLSIGNDDFDILEGPTSSLGTGTRGTIEANETRVFEWTVAPNEEWAGGSAPIDFYYQLTDLETKRTIASGRFTAAYVTISNEYYDDPEATEVTASEASSNESSSPTTPAFTVLCTIFALTLVVALRKK; this comes from the coding sequence ATGAGTTGTAAAATTTATTTAGTATATATTGTGTGTTTATTAGCGATGTTTTCATCGCCTGCATCATCAAAAAGCCCCTTTGGAAATATTGAATACTATTATAATGGTCATTTGGTCACAGATTCCGATTCTCCAGAAACTCCAAAACCGCTAGTAAAAATAGGTGAACCCTTTACTCTTAGGTTTGAAGTGACTTGTTACAGAAAAAATTACTTGTCTGCGAAGTTATTGTCTATTGGTAATGATGACTTTGACATACTAGAAGGGCCAACATCAAGTCTGGGAACTGGTACTCGTGGAACTATAGAAGCGAATGAAACAAGAGTTTTTGAATGGACTGTGGCTCCAAATGAAGAGTGGGCTGGTGGTAGTGCGCCAATTGATTTTTACTATCAACTTACGGATTTGGAAACCAAAAGAACAATTGCCAGTGGTAGATTCACCGCCGCCTACGTCACCATTTCCAACGAATACTACGATGATCCAGAGGCTACAGAAGTCACAGCCTCAGAAGCTTCATCTAACGAAAGCAGTTCTCCTACAACTCCTGCATTTACAGTGTTGTGTACTATTTTTGCTCTGACTTTAGTTGTTGCCCTGAGGAAAAAGTAA
- a CDS encoding glucoamylase, with amino-acid sequence MNRIEAEKLYENSVRILKNNQHENGGFYASPPGTRYPFIYPRDHSIAILGCVYAGLMDEARKGLEFILNSQKPLGEFSQRYDIDGNDASYKDLQIDGNGLVLFVLGKYFQATGGSFFKEMADTAFVEKYWETIEKAVSFILLNKNEEVDLIHTINSIHEYPAYEHGFEIYANCACCAGIYAAVSMGKVLGKDVSEWEEQADIVKEAILTRLYSPRRRSFIKCIRVKDKNSKPIGYDPFASTVLDIDAAEYAPAYFELIKDSDVKMITTVKRIHKHLWDKEIGGLNRYPEYWGRNNGGYGPWCHFTCELANHYIETDDQDQAEMYLDWVVDMAHNYTLPEHISTIERFELWLEDYTNAKILRDSKVKLIDDVRSHPKWKDGLAYVTIPLIWPHAEFVISYKKYSDKFH; translated from the coding sequence TTGAATCGGATAGAAGCGGAGAAATTATACGAGAACAGTGTCCGCATACTTAAAAATAATCAACACGAGAACGGAGGGTTCTATGCAAGTCCTCCCGGAACACGTTACCCCTTTATCTACCCGAGGGACCATTCAATAGCAATCCTTGGTTGCGTTTATGCAGGACTGATGGATGAAGCCAGAAAAGGACTGGAGTTTATACTTAACTCCCAGAAACCACTGGGGGAATTCTCTCAGAGATACGACATCGATGGTAATGATGCCAGTTATAAGGACCTGCAGATAGACGGTAACGGACTCGTACTATTTGTGCTCGGCAAGTATTTCCAGGCAACCGGCGGTTCGTTCTTTAAGGAAATGGCTGACACAGCCTTTGTAGAGAAATACTGGGAAACTATCGAAAAAGCCGTAAGCTTCATACTCCTTAACAAGAACGAAGAAGTTGACTTGATACACACGATCAACAGTATTCATGAATATCCCGCCTATGAGCATGGTTTTGAGATATACGCCAACTGTGCATGTTGTGCGGGAATATATGCCGCCGTCAGTATGGGAAAAGTTCTCGGAAAAGATGTTTCCGAGTGGGAAGAACAGGCAGATATTGTCAAGGAAGCAATACTCACCCGCCTGTACAGTCCCAGAAGACGTTCTTTCATCAAATGTATCCGTGTTAAGGATAAGAACAGCAAACCTATCGGTTACGATCCTTTTGCCTCCACTGTACTTGATATCGATGCAGCGGAATATGCACCTGCCTACTTCGAACTGATCAAGGACAGTGATGTGAAGATGATCACTACTGTGAAGCGTATACATAAACATCTATGGGACAAGGAAATAGGTGGACTGAACCGTTATCCTGAGTATTGGGGACGTAACAATGGCGGTTACGGGCCATGGTGTCACTTCACATGTGAGCTTGCAAACCACTATATTGAGACCGATGACCAGGATCAGGCAGAAATGTATCTGGACTGGGTCGTGGATATGGCGCATAACTATACCCTCCCGGAACACATCTCAACCATCGAGAGATTCGAACTATGGCTTGAGGATTATACCAACGCCAAAATTCTAAGGGATAGCAAGGTCAAGCTAATCGATGATGTAAGAAGTCATCCAAAGTGGAAGGACGGGCTTGCATATGTCACGATACCGCTTATATGGCCTCATGCAGAGTTCGTTATATCCTACAAGAAATACAGTGATAAGTTCCATTAA
- the mpgP gene encoding mannosyl-3-phosphoglycerate phosphatase, translating to MRYVVFTDLDGTLIDHNTYSYKAAKPAIERLKEKDIPLIFCTSKTRAEIEVYVRELKSSHPFISENGGAIFIPKDYFSVDYPVSKTEGNYNVIELGTSYNTLRHVLTDIRSHEKMDIIGFGDMDDKGVSKDTGLDIESSRLAKMREYDEAFKLNGDEETAERLKEYIKSEGLNYTRGGRYWHIMGDNDKGKAVNILTGLYKKEYGDVKTIGLGDSLNDFPMLKAVDIPVLVQKQDGKHDPKIEDSEIRRVEGIGPIGWNMAVQEIVS from the coding sequence ATGAGATATGTTGTATTCACCGACCTTGACGGTACCCTGATAGACCATAACACCTACTCCTATAAAGCTGCAAAACCAGCCATAGAGAGGCTGAAAGAAAAAGACATACCGCTCATTTTCTGTACGAGTAAGACACGTGCGGAAATTGAAGTCTATGTCAGAGAACTCAAATCCTCACACCCGTTCATATCCGAGAACGGAGGAGCAATATTCATTCCGAAGGACTATTTCAGCGTGGATTATCCGGTATCAAAAACAGAAGGTAACTATAATGTTATCGAACTGGGAACTTCCTATAACACTCTCAGGCATGTACTCACAGATATTCGTAGTCATGAAAAAATGGATATCATTGGTTTTGGAGACATGGATGATAAAGGCGTGAGCAAGGATACAGGACTTGATATCGAATCTTCAAGGCTTGCAAAAATGCGTGAATATGACGAAGCTTTCAAGCTCAATGGTGATGAGGAAACAGCAGAACGACTAAAAGAGTATATAAAATCAGAAGGCCTGAACTACACAAGAGGTGGACGGTACTGGCATATCATGGGAGATAACGATAAGGGAAAAGCTGTCAATATCCTGACCGGACTTTACAAAAAAGAGTACGGTGACGTTAAGACAATAGGACTTGGAGACAGTCTGAACGACTTTCCCATGCTTAAGGCTGTGGACATTCCCGTACTTGTCCAGAAGCAGGATGGGAAACACGATCCTAAGATAGAGGACTCTGAAATAAGGAGGGTGGAAGGCATCGGTCCTATAGGATGGAATATGGCCGTACAGGAAATAGTATCCTGA
- a CDS encoding DUF1699 family protein produces the protein MKIRVVSSREEIPNLNPNEKVIHLAFRPSNKDIFSLVQTCPKVEVIQIPSSYRRTVSKSIEMFLEMQGIKLIEGDVWGHRKDINEYYSVSPALLDKIKELKSEGMSDEEIVNKLEREGKLNRDMLFYILSKK, from the coding sequence ATGAAGATCAGAGTTGTAAGTTCGCGAGAGGAGATACCAAATCTGAATCCAAACGAGAAGGTAATTCATCTTGCTTTCAGACCATCAAACAAAGATATTTTTTCCTTGGTACAGACATGTCCCAAAGTAGAGGTCATACAGATACCAAGTTCATATCGCCGTACGGTTTCCAAATCGATCGAGATGTTTCTGGAAATGCAGGGAATAAAACTGATCGAAGGGGATGTATGGGGTCACAGAAAGGATATCAATGAGTACTACAGCGTATCTCCGGCGCTTCTTGATAAGATCAAGGAGCTCAAATCCGAGGGTATGTCGGATGAAGAGATAGTAAACAAGCTGGAACGTGAGGGCAAGCTGAACAGGGATATGCTCTTTTACATACTGAGCAAGAAATAA
- the hisD gene encoding histidinol dehydrogenase, protein MLYKRLSELSGEEKDKLINRGGELADVGETVASIIRDVKDNGDEALRSYTKKFDRADIGAIEVSKDEIEEAVSSIDKSLLKHLEFAAENIRKFHQAQMPEKMWFMELSPGIELGQKFTPLESVGAYVPGGRASYPSTALMTIIPARVAGVKRVVMCTPPGPDGKVNPLTLAAAKVAGADHVYRIGGVQAVAAMAYGTESVDQVSKIVGPGNVFVTAAKMQVRDMAEIDFPAGPSEVLIIADDTADAAMAASDIIAQAEHDPNSVSVLVTSSEKLAEDVHREVLEQASKAARSDIVNASLENAAVLVADSMESCIEFSNDFAPEHLEIMVENSDSVLSDIDNAGSVFVGNYAPVPVGDYASGTNHVLPTAGYAKMYSGLNILHFLKCASIQRISKEGLETLKDSVISIAEEEGLMAHAESIRTRFRN, encoded by the coding sequence ATGCTTTACAAAAGACTATCAGAACTAAGCGGGGAAGAAAAAGATAAGCTCATCAATCGCGGAGGAGAGCTTGCGGATGTCGGGGAAACAGTAGCTTCCATCATACGGGACGTAAAGGACAACGGAGACGAAGCCCTCCGCAGCTATACGAAGAAGTTTGACAGGGCTGATATCGGGGCAATTGAGGTCTCAAAAGATGAGATTGAGGAAGCTGTCAGCAGTATTGACAAGTCTTTACTCAAACATCTCGAGTTCGCTGCTGAGAATATCCGTAAGTTCCACCAGGCACAGATGCCCGAAAAGATGTGGTTCATGGAGTTATCTCCGGGAATTGAACTCGGGCAGAAGTTCACTCCCCTTGAGAGTGTGGGTGCATACGTGCCCGGAGGCAGGGCTTCCTATCCATCCACTGCACTTATGACAATAATCCCTGCAAGAGTTGCAGGTGTTAAACGCGTGGTCATGTGCACTCCTCCGGGTCCTGACGGTAAGGTGAATCCCCTCACCCTTGCAGCAGCAAAAGTTGCGGGTGCGGACCATGTTTACAGGATAGGCGGGGTCCAGGCTGTAGCTGCAATGGCATATGGTACTGAGAGCGTTGATCAGGTTTCCAAGATAGTCGGTCCCGGAAATGTATTTGTCACCGCTGCAAAGATGCAGGTGCGTGATATGGCCGAGATCGATTTCCCGGCAGGACCCAGTGAAGTACTGATAATTGCCGATGACACGGCCGATGCTGCAATGGCTGCATCCGATATCATTGCACAGGCAGAGCATGACCCGAATTCCGTTTCCGTACTTGTGACATCATCCGAAAAACTGGCAGAAGATGTTCACAGGGAAGTACTGGAACAGGCCTCAAAGGCTGCAAGATCGGATATTGTGAATGCGTCTCTTGAGAATGCTGCAGTACTGGTAGCAGATTCAATGGAGAGCTGTATCGAATTCTCCAATGATTTTGCCCCTGAACATCTGGAGATTATGGTGGAGAACTCCGATTCGGTTCTCAGCGATATTGATAACGCAGGCTCTGTGTTCGTGGGTAACTATGCACCTGTGCCTGTTGGGGATTATGCATCCGGTACCAATCACGTCCTACCGACTGCGGGGTATGCCAAAATGTACTCCGGTCTGAATATATTACATTTCCTGAAGTGTGCCAGTATACAGAGGATAAGTAAAGAAGGTCTTGAAACTTTGAAAGATTCTGTAATCTCAATTGCCGAGGAGGAAGGTCTCATGGCACACGCAGAGTCAATAAGAACTAGGTTCAGGAACTAA
- a CDS encoding MIP/aquaporin family protein has protein sequence MVEISLLRRSIAELIGTYVLVFLGTGSVVTAVLLIEGAELLPGNTFSIGLDIAAWFAIGMAFAIAIVAMIYAFGHISGTHINPAVSIALWATGRFPTKDMVGYIVAQLIGASLASFSIVAILGSRAVATGLGATAMFAGVSYGQAILCETIATFFLMLTIMGTAVDNRAPAGFAGLAVGLVVAADVTVVGNITGSSLNPARTFGPYLADFLLGGENFWWQFPIYIIGPIAGALIAAFVYDYVSGVKELE, from the coding sequence ATGGTGGAGATCAGTTTGCTCAGGAGGTCGATCGCAGAGCTCATAGGAACCTATGTCCTTGTGTTCCTGGGTACGGGGTCCGTAGTTACGGCAGTGTTGCTGATCGAGGGAGCAGAACTACTGCCAGGTAATACTTTTAGTATCGGCCTGGATATTGCAGCTTGGTTTGCAATCGGTATGGCCTTTGCGATCGCTATTGTGGCTATGATATATGCTTTCGGACATATTTCGGGAACACACATCAATCCGGCTGTCAGCATCGCATTGTGGGCTACAGGAAGATTCCCCACTAAAGACATGGTCGGATACATTGTTGCCCAGCTTATTGGTGCAAGTCTTGCTTCCTTCAGCATAGTTGCTATACTTGGTTCACGTGCGGTCGCAACAGGTCTTGGCGCGACAGCCATGTTCGCCGGTGTAAGTTACGGCCAGGCTATATTATGTGAAACGATTGCAACGTTCTTTTTAATGCTGACAATAATGGGAACTGCGGTTGATAACAGGGCTCCGGCTGGTTTTGCAGGTCTGGCAGTGGGCCTTGTGGTTGCCGCAGATGTGACGGTTGTGGGTAACATCACAGGCTCGTCGCTTAATCCTGCGCGCACCTTCGGCCCTTATCTGGCGGATTTCCTGCTGGGAGGTGAAAATTTCTGGTGGCAGTTCCCGATTTACATTATCGGACCGATTGCAGGTGCCCTGATTGCGGCTTTTGTATATGATTATGTATCAGGGGTAAAAGAACTTGAATGA
- a CDS encoding ATP-dependent DNA helicase yields the protein MEIRSLDIPEEVLQFYLDSGIEKLYPPQAEAIEKGLLDGKNILAAIPTASGKTLLAELAMLKSISKGGKALYIVPLRALASEKFDRFREFSSIDLKNGKDRGVRVGISTGDFESRDEWLGSNDIIVATSEKTDSLLRNGTAWMEEITTIVVDEVHLLDSANRGPTLEVTLTKLMKLNPECQIIALSATIGNAYEVADWLGAGLVRSEWRPTDLREGVYYGGNINFRGSQKLIAASSKDDAINIILDTLEDGGQCLVFESSRRNSVGFARRAGAKVSQLLDRPTRDALDSIVEQVLENGETEASKVLAQCIRNGTAFHHAGLNSAHRRLVEDGFRENKIKVICSTPTLAAGLNLPARRVIIRSYKRFDSNFGMQPIPVLEYKQMAGRAGRPHLDPYGESVLVAKSYGEMQQLFDNYIDADAEDIWSKLGAENALRTHILSTIVNGFANARDGLMEFIEATFFAHQNDTWGLMEVVDDCIDFLKEHDMLKGDTRLVATPFGNLVSMLYVDPLSAATMLDGLDKAENITELTLMHLVCKTPDMRQLYLRSGDYELINDFVITHAEEFSEIPNQFKDTDYEWFLAEVKTALLVLDWINERPMDDISKSFNVGEGDIHALAELSEWLMHSLSRLARVRGHPAADMAGMLEKRIHYGARPELMELVGIRGIGRVRARRLYDSGLKTVEDIRKADPAVIGKLIGTKTAGKLLREIGMHIDIDPGNPDDVGSKTMDSLIGNEQSTFSDFEK from the coding sequence ATGGAAATAAGATCCCTTGATATTCCGGAAGAGGTCCTTCAATTCTATCTGGATTCCGGGATTGAGAAACTGTACCCTCCCCAGGCAGAAGCTATCGAGAAAGGCTTACTTGACGGGAAGAACATCCTTGCTGCCATTCCCACCGCATCGGGAAAGACGCTGCTGGCAGAGCTTGCCATGCTCAAGTCCATCTCAAAGGGTGGTAAGGCGTTATACATAGTACCGCTGCGAGCCCTGGCATCGGAGAAGTTCGATCGTTTCAGGGAATTTTCATCCATAGATCTGAAGAACGGAAAGGATAGAGGGGTCAGGGTCGGTATATCCACAGGGGATTTCGAATCAAGGGACGAGTGGCTTGGCTCTAACGATATCATCGTGGCCACATCCGAGAAGACTGATTCTCTCCTGCGTAACGGGACAGCATGGATGGAAGAGATTACCACTATTGTAGTGGATGAGGTACACCTGCTGGATTCTGCTAACAGGGGTCCCACTCTTGAAGTAACGCTCACCAAACTAATGAAGCTCAATCCCGAATGCCAGATCATCGCGCTGTCGGCAACCATCGGAAACGCATATGAAGTTGCGGACTGGCTCGGTGCGGGGCTTGTACGTAGCGAATGGAGGCCTACTGATCTGCGGGAAGGCGTTTATTATGGTGGGAACATAAATTTCAGGGGTTCCCAGAAACTTATCGCAGCTTCCTCCAAGGATGATGCTATCAACATAATTCTTGATACCCTTGAAGATGGGGGACAGTGCCTTGTATTTGAGAGCAGCCGCAGGAACAGTGTCGGATTTGCCAGAAGAGCGGGTGCGAAGGTATCCCAGTTACTTGACAGGCCCACACGTGATGCGCTTGACAGTATCGTCGAGCAGGTTCTTGAAAACGGTGAGACAGAGGCTTCAAAAGTACTGGCCCAGTGTATCAGGAACGGTACGGCCTTCCATCATGCGGGATTGAACTCGGCTCACAGAAGACTCGTGGAGGATGGTTTCCGGGAAAATAAGATTAAGGTCATATGCAGTACACCAACACTTGCGGCGGGTCTTAATCTGCCTGCAAGACGGGTTATCATCAGGAGTTACAAACGTTTCGATTCGAACTTTGGCATGCAGCCAATCCCGGTCCTTGAATACAAACAGATGGCAGGCCGGGCAGGGCGTCCTCACCTTGATCCTTACGGAGAATCGGTACTGGTCGCAAAATCATATGGTGAGATGCAGCAGTTGTTCGACAACTACATCGACGCCGATGCGGAGGACATCTGGTCAAAACTTGGTGCAGAGAATGCTCTGAGGACCCATATACTGTCCACTATCGTTAACGGCTTTGCAAACGCCCGTGACGGCCTGATGGAATTTATCGAAGCCACGTTCTTTGCCCACCAGAACGATACATGGGGACTTATGGAGGTTGTTGATGACTGTATTGATTTCCTGAAAGAACATGATATGCTCAAAGGTGATACACGGCTTGTGGCCACACCCTTTGGAAACCTTGTGTCCATGCTTTACGTTGATCCGCTATCGGCAGCAACTATGCTGGATGGGCTGGACAAAGCGGAAAATATCACCGAACTTACGTTGATGCATCTGGTCTGCAAGACACCTGATATGCGGCAGCTCTACCTGAGGTCCGGTGATTACGAACTGATCAATGATTTTGTCATCACGCACGCGGAGGAGTTTTCCGAGATACCGAATCAGTTCAAGGATACCGATTACGAATGGTTCCTTGCTGAGGTTAAGACTGCTCTTCTTGTGCTGGACTGGATAAACGAGCGGCCAATGGACGACATTAGTAAGAGTTTCAATGTGGGTGAAGGAGACATACATGCCCTCGCGGAGTTATCCGAATGGCTCATGCACTCACTCTCGCGCCTTGCCAGGGTCCGGGGACATCCTGCTGCTGACATGGCGGGCATGCTTGAGAAGAGGATCCACTATGGTGCACGGCCGGAACTTATGGAACTGGTGGGGATACGGGGTATAGGAAGGGTACGTGCCCGCAGGCTCTATGACAGTGGTCTTAAGACGGTTGAAGACATCAGGAAGGCCGATCCTGCCGTAATCGGAAAGCTTATCGGTACGAAGACCGCCGGGAAGCTGCTCAGGGAAATCGGTATGCACATCGATATAGATCCCGGAAACCCCGATGATGTCGGTTCGAAAACAATGGATTCACTTATCGGGAATGAGCAGAGTACTTTCAGCGACTTTGAAAAGTGA
- a CDS encoding DUF2193 domain-containing protein, whose translation MKEIYDKMATEAVNAQKAVVSTINNKRGTSFKVKDAQPYVDAVNRMKPEGEQSKEVFDLHVDSVNAHFDVLTGLTETVRPEDDPFVEHYQTPPILEILYEEDPSFRTSVEKFIEEIGKSEALIGKESIRRYAGFYGPTCVVDFAFVPGSTSNVVNRILQDMDIPLQHKRAILASKSWGMNTSYGVGAKFQIAIEDGKTPSEALKEEIDMLKMVYDTPVEAQFKLMEEAGHSSFDVRKYMDQYKQKMKKTVRAAMDEEVFYGNIVTVPAYGVGDVAHHISQSMFNMTKDDVVMEAINVVSNVLEGTMNNAMGNFRDEYSPLTIATDATAAATTKILWMDGFTTMMVLDLLVKRFHNLVLTNPRRGAAAELHNVDFIDLIEKGERIIDHKPRGAGGMVQGINIDLSPIEKSEILNNPQRYTYPACAITVRFSALMRLADFPCLLTSEPVTATMMTNIIALHKEEAHSPARVCKFCSANYFDYKCGYCNWTEAV comes from the coding sequence ATGAAAGAGATATATGACAAGATGGCTACTGAAGCCGTAAATGCCCAGAAGGCAGTTGTTAGCACAATAAACAATAAAAGAGGCACATCTTTCAAGGTGAAAGATGCACAACCTTATGTCGATGCAGTCAATCGCATGAAACCCGAGGGTGAACAAAGTAAAGAAGTCTTCGATCTTCATGTTGATTCAGTGAATGCTCATTTTGATGTTCTTACCGGGTTAACGGAAACCGTAAGGCCGGAAGATGATCCTTTCGTTGAACATTATCAAACCCCTCCTATACTGGAGATCCTGTATGAGGAAGATCCTTCTTTCCGTACATCGGTTGAGAAGTTCATTGAAGAGATAGGAAAGTCCGAAGCCCTTATCGGCAAGGAATCAATTCGCAGATATGCAGGCTTTTATGGTCCTACCTGCGTGGTTGATTTTGCATTCGTTCCCGGCAGCACAAGCAATGTCGTAAACAGGATCCTTCAGGATATGGATATTCCTCTTCAGCATAAAAGAGCCATACTTGCTTCTAAATCCTGGGGTATGAACACATCCTACGGAGTCGGAGCAAAATTCCAGATCGCGATAGAGGATGGTAAGACTCCATCTGAGGCTCTGAAAGAAGAGATAGACATGCTCAAAATGGTTTATGATACACCTGTGGAGGCTCAGTTCAAACTGATGGAAGAAGCAGGTCACAGCTCCTTTGATGTCAGGAAGTACATGGACCAGTACAAGCAGAAGATGAAAAAGACGGTCCGAGCTGCGATGGATGAGGAAGTTTTCTACGGAAACATAGTAACAGTTCCTGCCTATGGTGTGGGGGACGTAGCACATCACATCTCCCAGTCCATGTTCAATATGACAAAGGATGATGTCGTAATGGAAGCCATCAATGTTGTCTCGAACGTTCTCGAGGGCACCATGAACAATGCCATGGGTAATTTCAGGGACGAGTACTCTCCGTTGACCATTGCAACGGATGCTACAGCAGCTGCAACTACCAAGATTCTCTGGATGGACGGCTTTACCACAATGATGGTGCTGGATCTGCTTGTGAAAAGATTCCACAACCTGGTACTCACCAATCCAAGAAGAGGTGCCGCGGCCGAGCTTCACAATGTGGATTTCATTGATCTTATTGAGAAAGGTGAGCGTATAATCGACCACAAGCCAAGGGGTGCAGGCGGAATGGTACAGGGTATTAATATTGACCTGAGTCCTATCGAAAAAAGTGAGATCCTGAATAACCCGCAACGCTACACTTATCCTGCATGTGCTATTACTGTCAGGTTCTCGGCACTCATGCGTCTTGCGGATTTCCCATGCCTGCTGACAAGTGAACCTGTGACTGCGACCATGATGACCAATATCATCGCACTTCACAAGGAAGAGGCACATTCACCTGCACGTGTATGTAAGTTCTGTTCAGCCAACTACTTCGACTACAAGTGCGGATACTGCAACTGGACGGAGGCAGTTTGA
- a CDS encoding TrpB-like pyridoxal phosphate-dependent enzyme: protein MDHTKILLDENEMPKQWYNILADLPVEPPLNPATNEPMNPKDLEPIFAKELIQQEISSERYIDIPEEIREIYTLWRPSPLYRAHRLEKALGTPAKIYYKNESVSPAGSHKPNTAIAQAYYNMKEGTERITTETGAGQWGSALSLCCNYFDIECKVYMVRSSFYQKPYRKSLINLWGANVIPSPSTETQFGRKVLEMYPETTGSLGIAISEALEEAALNDNTRYALGSVLNHTSLHQTVVGLETQAQFDKTEDYPDIVIGCCGGGSNLAGVSLPYIRDNIAGKTNTRFIAVEPSACPTLTSGEFKYDFGDMAQMTPLLKMYTLGSEFIPPAIHAGGLRYHGASPIVSKLVADGIMEATSYHQVEVFDAAVKFARSEGIAPAPESSHAIKCAIDEALKCKQTGEEKTILFNLSGHGHFDMSSYDKYFSGELSND from the coding sequence ATGGACCATACAAAAATACTACTCGATGAAAACGAAATGCCAAAACAGTGGTATAACATCCTTGCTGACCTTCCTGTGGAGCCACCACTCAATCCTGCAACCAATGAGCCAATGAATCCAAAGGACCTTGAGCCTATATTTGCAAAGGAGCTCATTCAGCAGGAGATAAGCTCTGAGAGGTATATTGACATTCCTGAGGAGATCAGGGAAATATACACTCTCTGGAGACCATCACCTCTTTACAGGGCACACAGGCTTGAAAAGGCTCTGGGCACACCTGCAAAGATATATTATAAGAACGAGAGTGTCAGTCCTGCGGGAAGCCACAAGCCAAACACTGCCATTGCACAGGCATACTACAATATGAAGGAAGGCACCGAAAGGATCACCACCGAGACCGGTGCGGGTCAGTGGGGTAGTGCATTATCACTCTGCTGTAACTATTTCGACATCGAATGTAAGGTTTACATGGTACGTTCAAGCTTCTACCAGAAACCATACCGTAAGTCCCTTATCAACCTCTGGGGAGCAAACGTTATACCTTCCCCGAGCACAGAGACGCAGTTCGGAAGAAAGGTACTCGAGATGTACCCCGAAACAACAGGTAGTCTTGGTATTGCGATAAGTGAGGCACTTGAGGAAGCTGCTCTCAATGACAATACAAGGTATGCACTTGGAAGTGTACTCAACCATACCAGTCTGCACCAGACCGTTGTAGGTCTTGAGACCCAGGCACAGTTCGATAAGACCGAGGATTACCCTGACATCGTTATTGGATGTTGTGGTGGTGGAAGTAACCTTGCAGGTGTGAGCCTGCCGTATATCAGGGACAACATTGCAGGCAAGACCAACACCAGATTCATAGCAGTAGAGCCTTCCGCATGTCCAACCCTGACCTCAGGAGAGTTCAAGTATGACTTCGGCGACATGGCACAGATGACACCTCTGCTTAAGATGTACACTCTTGGTTCAGAGTTCATACCACCGGCAATCCATGCAGGCGGTCTGAGATATCATGGAGCCTCACCAATTGTCAGTAAACTCGTTGCAGACGGCATCATGGAAGCGACCTCCTATCATCAGGTGGAAGTATTCGATGCTGCGGTGAAATTTGCACGCAGTGAGGGAATAGCACCGGCTCCCGAGTCATCACATGCAATCAAATGTGCTATTGATGAAGCTCTCAAGTGCAAGCAGACAGGTGAGGAGAAAACAATACTTTTCAACCTGAGCGGTCATGGACATTTCGACATGAGTTCATATGACAAGTACTTCTCAGGCGAGCTCAGTAATGACTGA